A genomic stretch from Amia ocellicauda isolate fAmiCal2 chromosome 23, fAmiCal2.hap1, whole genome shotgun sequence includes:
- the ptp4a1 gene encoding protein tyrosine phosphatase type IVA 1, translating to MARMNRPAPVEITYKNMRFLITHNPTNATLNKFIEELKKYGVTTVVRVCEATYDATLVEKEGIQVLDWPFDDGAPPSNQIVDDWLNLLKSKFREEPGCCIAVHCVAGLGRAPVLVALAMIECGMKYEDAVQFIRQKRRGAFNSKQLLYLEKYRPKMRLRFKESNGHRNNCCIQ from the exons ATGGCCCGTATGAATCGCCCAGCCCCTGTGGAAATCACCTATAAGAACATGAGATTTCTCATTACTCATAACCCCACCAATGCAACCTTAAACAAATTCATAGAG GAACTGAAAAAGTATGGAGTTACTACAGTGGTGAGAGTGTGTGAAGCCACCTATGATGCAACTTTGGTCGAGAAGGAAGGCATTCAGGTTTTG GACTGGCCATTTGATGATGGGGCGCCTCCTTCCAACCAGATCGTGGACGATTGGCTGAACCTGCTGAAGTCTAAATTCCGTGAGGAGCCTGGCTGTTGCATCGCTGTCCATTGTGTAGCAGGACTGGGAAG AGCTCCAGTTCTGGTTGCCCTTGCCATGATCGAGTGTGGAATGAAGTACGAAGATGCAGTCCAGTTCATAAGACA GAAGCGCCGGGGAGCATTCAATAGCAAACAGCTTCTCTACCTGGAGAAGTATCGTCCAAAGATGCGCCTGCGATTCAAGGAATCCAACGGCCACCGAAACAACTGCTGCATCCAGTAG